The following proteins are co-located in the Styela clava chromosome 15, kaStyClav1.hap1.2, whole genome shotgun sequence genome:
- the LOC144411843 gene encoding uncharacterized protein LOC144411843, whose amino-acid sequence MKQKSNAAEPKRQTSEIYSNIKPKNDIYTGSASDEIYTNENLEIVDEMPQSRTSINPNQPKTSLFSSNIEQEFLESPKKHHQQKPSIPSLYENLEKTSLSSNGTGNVTTILKSSASPKPQTKQRVSFSDDYHQPKESTDEKEDKNKKAFEAWLSKKRKSISKQKEECAEMQARMAKLKSRRYTSMSMTFDEWLKMKNEEAENVSPDEHPTDRHVQVRKRNSRFQKTYDEWMMEKERSLRQDMEKRRSVEMEQKLKEEHEAEAREKEYNRRMDAWRKKKEQMKKNEQERQERIQQMKVERANLEYEEWLSKPRVKTFDEWKKSKTQDSKLNEVSKAQKVMIEEHEQEMEEMRQQIAKEKFHQWVLKKDIGKLKASEMELEQTRNRRIKRDRLKRIREGVEE is encoded by the exons ATGAAGCAAAAGTCAAATGCTGCTGAACCCAAGCGGCAAACATCagaaatatattcaaacattaAACCTAAAAACGACATCTACACTGGAAGCGCGAGTGATGAAATTTATACAAACGAGAATTTAGAAATTGTAGACGAAATGCCGCAGTCACGTACTTCAATAAACCCAAATCAGCCTAAAACAAGTTTGTTTTCATCAAACATAGAACAGGAATTTTTAGAATCGCCGAAAAAACACCATCAACAAAAACCATCTATACCCTCTTTATATGAAAACCTGGAAAAAACGTCTCTTTCTTCAAATGGGACAGGGAATGTAACTACAATACTTAAATCTAGTGCTTCACCGAAGCCGCAAACCAAGCAAAGAGTTTCCTTCTCAGACGATTATCATCAACCTAAAGAATCTACGGATGAAAAAGAAGACAAAAACAAGAAAGCCTTTGAAGCTTGGCTTTCTAAAAAACGAAAAAGTATATCTAAGCAAAAGGAAGAATGCGCCGAAATGCAAGCAAGAATGGCAAAACTGAAATCTAGGCGATATACCTCCATGAGCATGACTTTTGATGAATggctgaaaatgaaaaatgaagaaGCAGAGAATGTGTCAC CCGATGAACATCCCACTGATCGGCATGTACAAGTTAGAAAGAGAAATAGCAGATTTCAAAAAACGTACGATGAATGGATGATGGAAAAAGAAAGATCATTAAGACAAGACATGGAAAAGAGAAGATCTGTAGAAATGGAGCAAAAACTAAAAGAAGAACACGAGGCGGAAGCAAG GGAAAAAGAATACAATAGAAGGATGGATGCTTGGCGGAAAAAGAAAGAACAAATGAAAAAGAACGAGCAAGAACGACAGGAGCGAATTCAACAAATGAAAGTCGAGAGAGCAAATCTTGAATATGAAGAGTGGTTGAGCAAACCAAGAGTGAAAACATTCGATGAGTGGAAGAAAAGTAAAACTCAGGATTCCAA ATTGAATGAAGTCTCAAAAGCACAGAAAGTAATGATAGAAGAACACGAGCAAGAAATGGAAGAAATGAGACAGCAAATTGcaaaagaaaaatttcatcaatGGGTACTCAAAAAGGATATCGGTAAATTGAAAGCAAGCGAAATGGAACTTGAACAAACGAGAAACAGGCGAATAAAGAGAGACCGCTTGAAACGAATTCGAGAAGGGGTAGAGGAGTGA